The genomic interval GCGGACCACACCGGAAGCCAACTAAACTCTATTACCATCGTGAGCAAATtccatttctagatttttttttcagcGGGATccctttatttttattattcatcTCAAAGGCACCCTGTACCGTTGGCACAGTTGGTATTTACACTTCAATCAATTTTTTAGTCAATTGTCACTGCAGATATCTCCCCTATGTTTAGAAAATATCAAAACTACGTCTCACACTATTTGTcaatcttaaaaattaattaaaattattctaatatgACTAAATTTACCTCAAtcctcgaaaaactatttcagtCGAAATTATTCCTAACACTGATTATTGCTCCGATAATAATTAAAACTCTCTAATATTAGCTAAATTACTTTTATATTCATAAAACTATGTTTTCAACTGTTTTTAATATTAgttaaaattactttaacttaaaaatcattctaATATTATTATATACTCATTTTGAcccatataaaatatttttaatcaaaataatttaaataaaaatatcttaaataatttttattagtaTTTGAGTGGTTGAAGGTGTGAACCACGgttattttaatgtttaataaaactagtttaaattaagttttgctATTATTATTGATGTATGTGTGTTTAAATATGTAAGGACTTAAAAACTATATATAGATATCCGATGGTTCATAATCCGATAGAGTATGATAGAGAATAATATATATGGGAACCTCGAGGGATCGAAAAAAGATAATGAGCATCGGAGATAATGAGATCTTGGTAGAAAATACAAGCAAGTGAAAATGTTGGCATAAGAAGGAAGTTGACTAGCTCAGTGCATATAAGGCATGATGATCTATGAAAGAGTATTATAGCAGAGTGAGAAAGTTGAGTGAGAATGACTCAATACATTTGAGAGACAAGAAGCGGGAAAAAAATATGCACAAGGTAAGTTGATTAATCGGTAAGTTGATGATTGGTCCTTGACACAGGTAGACTCACCTTAGTTAGACTCAATCATAGTCAACTGAGTAAGGAGGTTTTAGTCATAAAAAATGGGGGTTTAATGAATCAAATCTTTCAATCAATCGAACCAATGATTTTAGTAGACTGATGGAAGAGTATTTTAGTAGAATGAGAAGGCACACaaaaaaatgagtcataatgacTTAATGCATTCGAGAGATAAGAAGCAAAGAGAAAGTATGCACAAGGTAAGTTTAGTGATTGGTATTTGAGACAAAGATAGACTCACCTTAGTTAGACTCAATCGTAGCCAACTAAGTAAAGAGGTTCaatcataaaaaatggggtttaaCAGATCAGATATTTCAATTGATTGAACGAGTGATTTTGATGGACTGATGTACAAAATTATCCATTTATCTATTTGAATAGTTATCGCCAAATTCAAAAAAATCGATATCGAGTATTTAAAAGTCACATGAAAGTCGATCCAACAATGCAGATACGATGCTAGTGGTATTAGGTGATCGATgaataggtttagataaccttaTATCATATGGGATGCAATCCAAAATAAAGATATAAGTTGTGGATCAAAAGGCGGTTCGAGCTACCACAAGGATGCCACGTCCACAACAATGACAAATGAAGACCTCTTCGTGGATGAGATTGATATGTCATGTAAACAATTCTAAATCAAACAAGATTTTTTAGTCAATCGAATATAACACATCAATACTTGACTAGAGTCTGTAAAATAAAATCAAGAGCTTGTGTTAATATCAACACAATCACACTTAGAAAAGATATATTCTTATTTTTCTGTTAAACCTTCTCTCTTGTATTTTGTATTGGATTTGTATAAGAAATTTATCCACCTGAATGAAGCAAAAGTTATTTCGTTCATCACACACTGTTCCTATAGCGAGATCACTTTTCCTATAGCAGGATGAAGAGAGGTAAATTGTGATATCAAGAGACCATCTCCTAAGTGGGATGAATCCTACAAGAATCGATCTTTACCTAATGAAACAACTCTACCATCCGAGTACTAACTTGACTTTCCTTTAGGGGCAAAATTTCTCCACTACCAATATGATAAAAAAGTGATTTCGCTCACCCCAAACGATCCAGTAGTCGGTCTCATGATAAGATATgaacaaataaatcacaatacGCAATGACCTCCTAGGTGGCTGGACATTTTTCCTCGTGGAGAATGAATCACATGAGAATAGACCTCTCACCTAATGTGACAAACTACCATTCGAGTACCAACTGTGGTAAGCTTATAGGGacaagatttctccacctccaatattttatcaaagaaaaagaGATAATAGATAACTATATGCAAACATAGAATACATCCGCCCTAAGAACTGTGAACCAAATAAATTATGGTATCtttcatatttattatttattttaattaatgtaTGTGCCTGAATGATTAATAAGATTTTTGTTTACAAGTATGCTATTAACCTCAGACCTTCTTTAGTGATCCTAGGACTATATTATAGTGACAACATATTCTAGGTTATCATCTACATATTTACAGTTCAATTCTAAGTTATCCGTCGACCGTGAGCACTTCGGGTGAAAAAATTCTGTAGGATAAGACCGGTTAACCCACcaattttattataaatgaattaaaataaaCTCTAATATTATCATGTTAAAATttcaatataaaatataatatcttttaaaatatttctaaaaaatcaATTAGCCCCTAtaatattaaagttaattaaattattaaaactaATTTAACACTGACATGTATAACCCATTTGTTTCCTCCCTACTTAACTGAAGCAGGAGTATAATCACCTTTCTTTTCTACCATGTATAACCCATTTGAATTTTATctgtaattataaaaaaaatacaaattaataCAATCTATCACGATGAgggtcaattaaaattttaataattttgaggaCCAAAATGAAATTTCCTTAATTGCATGCTTCCATTTAAGAGTGctcttcgtcttcttccttcGCTCTGCTCACTCCGCTCTCTCCACCGCTTTCTCATCCCTAATCCTTGCAATCTGAGGGAAGAAATCAAACTACAATGGCGGTGAGTCCTCCTCATTCCTCGAATCtactatttttttcttcttttctctgGTTTATTCATCTCATCTCATGCTCTGTTTCAGGTCATGGAGCTTCTTCCATTTTGTTCCATCTTTTTGTTCACCCTCCTCGCCTCCTCTGTTTCCGGTACGGCGAGAAAAATCGCTTTTTTCTGAGTTCTAAATTAGCTTTCTTTCGTTTAATGGAGGTTTATTTGGTTGCAGAAGCCAGAAACGTCGGTGTCAACTATGGCAGGGTGGCCAACAACCTGCCTCCGGCGACCAAAGTGGTGGCGCTGCTGAAATCCAACGGCATTGGCCACGTCAAGCTATACGACGCCGACCCCTCCGTCCTGCGCGCCCTTGCCGGCTCCGGCATCAAGGTGGTGGTCTCCGTGCCCAACGAGCTCCTCGCCTCCGTCGCCGCTCGTCCGGGCTTCGCTCAGCAATGGGTGCAGCGCAACGTCGCCGCCTACTACCCCTCCACCAAGATCCACGCCATCGCCGTCGGCAACGAGGTTTTCGTCTTCCCCCGCAACAACATCACCAACTTCCTCGTCCCGGCGATGCAGAACGTCCACGCCGCGCTCGTCCGCCTCGGTCTCGACGCCGACGTCAAGATCTCGTCCCCCATCGCCCTCACGGCGCTCCAAAACTCCTACCCCTCCTCCGCCGGTAGCTTCCGGCCAGAGCTGGTGGAGACGGTGATCCGGCCGATGCTAGAGTTTCTGCGACAGACGGGCTCGTATCTCATGATCAATGCCTACCCTTTCTTCGCCTACGAAGCGAATTCCGATGTCATTTCCCTCGATTACGCCCTGTTCCGTCCTAATTCCGGAGTCGTCGACGCCGGTAACGGACTCAAGTATTACAACCTCTTCGACGCCCAAATCGACGCGGTGTTCGCGGCAATGTCGGCGCTCAAGTACGACGACATCAAGATCGTGGTGTCGGAGACGGGGTGGCCGTCGAAGGGCGACACCAAGGAGACCGGCGCGGCGGCGGAGAACGCCGCGGCGTATAATGGAAACTTAATCCGGCGGATTCTGTCTGGGAACGGCGGCACGCCACTGCGGCCGCAGGCCGACATCGATGTATACCTCTTTGCTCTGTTCAACGAGAACCAGAAGTTCGGGCCGGCTTCCGAGCGGAACTACGGGCTGTTCTACCCCGACGAGGGGAAGGTGTACGACGTCGAGTTCTCGCTTggcggcggtggcggcggcggGCTGAGGTGGGAGGAAGACGGGGGAAGGCCGTCGCCGTCGAATTCTACTTCTGCGCCTCCGGCGGCGGAGGGGGCAGGGGGTACGGTGCGGGCGAGCTCGACGGGTGAGACCTGGTGCGTGGCGAACGCCGTGGTGGGGAAAGCGAGGTTGCAGGCCGCTCTGGACTTCGCGTGCGGGGAAGGGGGAGCGGATTGCCGGTACATACAGCCAGGGGCGGCGTGCTTCGAGCCCAACACGGTGGAGGCGCACGCCTCCTACGCCTTCAACAGCTACTACCAGAAGCAGGGCCGCGCCGGCGGTTCCTGCTACTTCGGCGGCGGCGCCTACATCGTTTCCCAATCGCCCAGTAAGTATCCCATTCCCACCGTCTCTACGGTTCAGATCTCTCCTCTCCTAGGTTTTGGGTTTAATCGACGGTCCGGATTCTTCCCTTGGTACGGATTTGGTTAAATTCCCGGTTCACGTCGCTCTCTTTTCCAGAAATTTCCGGTTTATTAATCGACGGCTTCGATCCCTTTTCTTCATTGATTTCGTTTCAGTCAGCGGTTCGGATCCCTCGATACGGTTCAGACACTGCTTAAATTTCAGTTTGCACCTCGtgttttaataattcaaattaatcaaaattatccTTGAAAAGTTAAAAGTCCGGAGTGAAATAATGTTTTCTAAAATTATGGGCGGTGAAATGAAAACGTTGATTTAGGCGGGGGACATAGTGAGACATCCTCTCGATTTTGGGTTTTATCTACGGTCGAGATCGCTTCCTTTCTCCGATCTCGGTTTCGGTGGACGGCTTTGATCTTTCCATCccataaatgataaaatttcttgTCGGGTTGCATCGGATTCTTTACCGCGTGCACCTGCCCCAAAAAATCATGGGGACCACCGTCCTGACATGACATGACTCATCAAGTCATGTTTTTCCTTGAGTTTTTCAACCAATATTTATAgatcaataaattattattattgtagcaataaattatttttattattattaggtAAGTAGAAATATGAGAACATGATTTTGTCTAAGAGAATAATATTATGAAGAATGATAATGTTCTCATGTACCATAATAATAAAACTGTAATGGATGATTAtcagaaataataataataatattattattattattattatttacataAATTCGTCTACTAATAATTACCTTTTCAGAGATTGGAAACTGCGCCCTCCCTTCAGGAGTCTGACGGGAAAAGGAAGGGGGCCAAGGGGCGATGGAGGAGCAATATCAGCCCAATTTCTTTTGcagtaaaattattataaaatattatatatgtGTTTTTAAGATAGATGTTCGATATTTGCTGTAACTGTAAGCTCTCTACTAGGCAACATAGCATGTGAACTGGTGCAGTAACCCTTTGACTCTTGTCtctcttttgttttttatttattattattattattttttaaaaaaagttgctAGTGGAAAGATAACTTTAGTGCTAgagaaaataattaatattatctGTAATGTGCGTCATTTATTGGTAGATACTTGGATCTGAGAACATACAAATTGTAGTGTGCGGCACATGCAGAGCAATCCAACGTGCTATGGCATGCATGTGACTGAGTCGGACAAAGtttctgtttaaaaaaaaaaatcagggttttttttttttgtaaaatttggaAAAAGTTAAATAGGTAAAAGAGGAAAAAGGTGCTATTAGAAGTTTATTGGAAATTTCTTCAAGTGTCTTTGACAGTTTGAATATCGATTATGAGTGTTTGATCACTTGTCGCTAGATTGAAACCAAAAAATTAttggtagattttttttttcattttggtaTATACTCTCTTATAACAGAACTGGGTGAAGGGAAAAGTTAGGACGGCAAAAATTGATGAgcaaatttaatatttattcatttaattgactatatatataaatgaataaatttaaataatttattaaattaaatgaacaagtttAAATATATGCATATGAATCATGtcaataaaatttttagattgaataaataaatttatattattaaatttaataatcaatcaaataaatttaaaattataaaaatttaaacaatCATATGAACTGGCAATTTAAAATAATATCTAAATTAATTGAACTCAAGTTGAGTTCAAGTTAGCTTGTAAAAAAAAATCGctcttgtttacagccctaaacAGTGGCCAGTAGACTGACTTATGGACTCATCGCATTTAGTAACCGATAATATGATTGTTGGGCGGCTTGTAGGTCAATAACTCAATGAAAACAATCGACTTATGTGATAACAATTAAATACAGATGCTTCACTTAGGTTGTTAGACATGATTTGAAGCAATAGTTGCTCTAGAGAATGTCACAATGCTCTAGAGAATTCATCCATCCAAAATTTAATTAGCGTCAATAATTACCACCATTAACAATCATTGAAGCTGCTGTTATAACTCCCCTTCTGGGATCGCAAATCATGTATGGATAATCTTTGATAGCAATTCATATAACAATATTTCAAGATCTCCCTGCTACGGGAAGCATAATAAGAGATCATGCAACCCTCCATGGGAAGAGTGAAAATAATCTCACAGAAGCAACTGAAACTCTTCAAGGAAGCACAACAGGGAGATCCCCCTCAACCCTGCACATGCACTCAGGACATCGTGGATGTCTGTAGACACTCCTTGCGATTGGCCTTTCATGAACTTGTTTGGTCTGTTTGATCGTCTTCCGCACCCTCCCCTCGAACTCCTTCCACTCGATGGTGGAGTTCTTTAGAAATATACTAGCTAGCCTGCGTTTGTTAGGTCTTATTGTAGGAAGATTACTGTCTCCATAGTACATTCGGTAACCTGAAACAAGCGCCGACAATTGGCTTCCAGAATCTGTCATTGCAAATGCATCTGCTGCGGCGCACACAATGAAGTCAAGAGCTGCTAACTGCATGACAACATCAGACATAAAACATTGTTAATGTACTACAATATATCAAACAAATTTCAATAAAACATTGTTAATGTACTTCTACAATATATCAAACAAATTTCAATAAAACATTGTTAATGTACTTCTACAATATATCAAGCAAattcttcatgtcctctattggGTGCTCAAAGTGgtgttataaaataaataaaagggtAAAATATATATTGGATTCTACAACATTGGGCCCAACAGGTAGATGTTGACAGTTAGAGCTGTAAATTTCTCACTGGTGGATGTTCTGGAACTTAAAGAGATGCCATGGGATGGGTTTGGAAGCTTTAGGAGATCAAAAGCCTTTCAGAGAAGAGAGTTTTCTTATCAAAGGTGTTTGCTTTAAGTGTAGAGAGTGTGGTACAGAAGttcctaatttttttaatcaatgttGA from Zingiber officinale cultivar Zhangliang chromosome 6B, Zo_v1.1, whole genome shotgun sequence carries:
- the LOC121988715 gene encoding glucan endo-1,3-beta-glucosidase-like, which translates into the protein MAVMELLPFCSIFLFTLLASSVSEARNVGVNYGRVANNLPPATKVVALLKSNGIGHVKLYDADPSVLRALAGSGIKVVVSVPNELLASVAARPGFAQQWVQRNVAAYYPSTKIHAIAVGNEVFVFPRNNITNFLVPAMQNVHAALVRLGLDADVKISSPIALTALQNSYPSSAGSFRPELVETVIRPMLEFLRQTGSYLMINAYPFFAYEANSDVISLDYALFRPNSGVVDAGNGLKYYNLFDAQIDAVFAAMSALKYDDIKIVVSETGWPSKGDTKETGAAAENAAAYNGNLIRRILSGNGGTPLRPQADIDVYLFALFNENQKFGPASERNYGLFYPDEGKVYDVEFSLGGGGGGGLRWEEDGGRPSPSNSTSAPPAAEGAGGTVRASSTGETWCVANAVVGKARLQAALDFACGEGGADCRYIQPGAACFEPNTVEAHASYAFNSYYQKQGRAGGSCYFGGGAYIVSQSPKIGNCALPSGV